Proteins encoded in a region of the Streptomyces sp. NBC_01298 genome:
- a CDS encoding MBL fold metallo-hydrolase, producing MTDAAALPGQPRGMVVSGPATARAVNVLAPNASAMTLDGTNTWLVSEPGSDLAVVIDPGPLDDVHLRAVVAAAEGAGKRVALTLLTHGHPDHAEGAARFAELTRTKVRALDPALRLGDEGLAAGDVIRTGGLELRVVPTPGHTADSLCFHLPADRAVLTGDTILGRGTTVVAHPDGRLGDYLDSLRRLRSLTVDDGVHTVLPGHGPVLDDAQGAVEFYLAHRAHRLAQIETAVENGLTTPEAVVAHVYADVDRSLWPAAEWSVRAQLEYLKEHGLIPGAPD from the coding sequence ATGACCGATGCCGCCGCCCTGCCCGGCCAGCCCCGCGGGATGGTCGTCTCCGGCCCCGCCACCGCCCGCGCGGTCAATGTCCTGGCCCCGAACGCCTCCGCGATGACCCTCGACGGCACCAACACCTGGCTGGTCTCCGAGCCCGGCTCCGACCTGGCCGTCGTGATCGACCCCGGGCCGCTGGACGACGTACACCTGCGCGCTGTCGTCGCCGCCGCCGAGGGGGCGGGCAAGCGGGTGGCGCTCACCCTCCTGACCCACGGCCACCCCGACCACGCGGAGGGCGCGGCCCGCTTCGCCGAGCTGACCCGGACGAAGGTCCGCGCCCTGGACCCGGCCCTGCGCCTGGGCGACGAAGGGCTGGCCGCCGGGGACGTCATCCGCACGGGCGGTCTGGAACTGCGCGTGGTTCCGACGCCCGGCCACACCGCGGACTCGCTCTGCTTCCACCTGCCCGCCGACCGGGCGGTCCTGACCGGCGACACGATCCTGGGGCGCGGCACCACCGTCGTCGCGCACCCCGACGGGCGCCTGGGCGACTACCTGGACTCCCTGCGCCGGCTGCGCTCGCTGACCGTCGACGACGGGGTCCACACGGTGCTCCCGGGGCACGGGCCGGTCCTGGACGACGCGCAGGGCGCGGTGGAGTTCTACCTCGCCCACCGGGCGCACCGCCTCGCGCAGATCGAGACGGCGGTGGAGAACGGCCTGACCACGCCCGAGGCGGTCGTCGCCCACGTCTACGCGGACGTGGACCGCTCGCTGTGGCCGGCCGCGGAGTGGTCCGTACGCGCGCAGCTGGAGTACCTGAAGGAGCACGGGCTGATCCCCGGGGCCCCGGACTGA
- a CDS encoding NUDIX hydrolase has protein sequence MPNGQYGQQETSAGGQWYPPEWPDRIRALADGALTPVEPRRAATVMLLRDTPDGPAVHMLRRRAEMAFAGGAYAYPGGGVDPRDEDHLIGWAGPSRAEWAERLGTDPATAQAIVCGAVRETFEEAGVLLAGESADTVVGDTTGEDWEAARAALVARELSFAEFLDRRGLVLRSDLLGAWARWITPEFEPRRYDTWFFVAALPEGQRTRNASTEADRTVWIRPADAAAGYDKGELLMMPPTITTLRSLEPYGSPAEALAAAGGQDLTPVLAKATLTDGELVLSWPGHDEFTKRVRLTTPGTPGPGPAGRGPAHPGGAPA, from the coding sequence ATGCCGAATGGTCAGTACGGTCAGCAAGAGACCTCCGCCGGAGGTCAGTGGTACCCGCCGGAGTGGCCCGACCGGATCCGCGCGCTCGCGGACGGCGCCCTCACCCCGGTGGAACCCAGGCGCGCCGCCACCGTGATGCTGCTGCGCGACACCCCCGACGGCCCCGCCGTGCACATGCTCCGCCGCCGCGCCGAGATGGCCTTCGCCGGAGGCGCCTACGCGTATCCCGGCGGCGGTGTGGACCCCCGCGACGAGGACCACCTCATCGGCTGGGCCGGCCCGAGCCGCGCCGAGTGGGCCGAGCGCCTGGGCACCGACCCCGCCACCGCCCAGGCGATCGTCTGCGGAGCCGTCCGCGAGACCTTCGAGGAGGCCGGGGTCCTGCTCGCGGGCGAGTCCGCGGACACCGTCGTCGGCGACACCACCGGCGAGGACTGGGAGGCCGCCCGCGCGGCGCTGGTCGCCCGGGAGCTGTCCTTCGCCGAGTTCCTCGACCGCCGGGGCCTGGTCCTGCGCTCCGACCTGCTCGGCGCGTGGGCCCGCTGGATCACCCCGGAGTTCGAGCCGCGCCGCTACGACACCTGGTTCTTCGTCGCGGCCCTCCCCGAGGGCCAGCGCACCCGCAACGCCTCCACCGAGGCCGACCGCACGGTCTGGATCCGCCCGGCCGACGCCGCCGCCGGCTACGACAAGGGCGAGCTGCTGATGATGCCGCCCACCATCACCACCCTGCGCTCCCTGGAGCCGTACGGGAGCCCCGCCGAGGCCCTCGCGGCGGCCGGAGGCCAGGACCTGACCCCGGTGCTCGCCAAGGCCACCCTCACGGACGGGGAGCTCGTGCTCAGCTGGCCGGGCCACGACGAGTTCACCAAGCGCGTCCGCCTCACGACGCCCGGCACCCCGGGCCCCGGCCCCGCCGGCCGAGGCCCCGCGCACCCGGGAGGAGCCCCCGCATGA
- a CDS encoding RidA family protein — MSGVVEAKLAELGLTLPEVVPPLATYQPAVRSGAYVYTAGQLPMVKGNLPVTGKVGAEVSAEQAKELAATCALNALAAVKSVIGDLDKIARVVKVVGFIASAPDFTAQPGVLNGASELLGAVLGDKGVHARSAVGVAVLPLDAPVEIEIQVELVPGA, encoded by the coding sequence ATGAGCGGAGTCGTCGAGGCGAAGCTGGCCGAACTCGGCCTGACCCTGCCCGAGGTCGTCCCGCCGCTGGCCACGTACCAGCCGGCCGTCCGGTCGGGCGCCTACGTGTACACCGCGGGCCAGCTCCCGATGGTCAAGGGCAACCTGCCGGTCACCGGCAAGGTCGGCGCCGAGGTCTCGGCGGAGCAGGCCAAGGAACTGGCCGCGACCTGCGCGCTGAACGCGCTCGCCGCGGTGAAGTCCGTCATCGGCGACCTCGACAAGATCGCGCGCGTCGTGAAGGTGGTGGGCTTCATCGCCTCCGCCCCCGACTTCACGGCCCAGCCGGGCGTGTTGAACGGCGCGAGCGAGCTGCTGGGCGCGGTTCTCGGCGACAAGGGCGTGCACGCCCGCAGCGCGGTCGGCGTGGCGGTCCTCCCGCTGGACGCCCCGGTCGAGATCGAGATCCAGGTCGAGCTGGTCCCGGGAGCCTGA
- a CDS encoding DUF4177 domain-containing protein: MTKKFEYATVPLLVHATKQILDTWGEDGWELVQVVPGPNNPEQLVAYLKREKAA; the protein is encoded by the coding sequence ATGACCAAGAAGTTCGAATACGCGACCGTCCCGCTGCTGGTCCACGCCACCAAGCAGATCCTGGACACCTGGGGCGAGGACGGCTGGGAGCTCGTCCAGGTCGTCCCCGGCCCGAACAACCCCGAGCAGCTCGTGGCCTACCTGAAGCGGGAGAAGGCGGCATGA
- a CDS encoding ArsA-related P-loop ATPase, translated as MSRLQVVSGKGGTGKTTVAAALALALAREGRRTLLVEVEGRQGLAQVFGAEALPYEDRKIAVASGGGEVYALAIDAERALLDYLQMFYKLGSAGRALKKLGAIDFATTIAPGLRDVLLTGKACEAVRRKDKSGRFVYDHVIMDAPPTGRITRFLNVNDEVAGLARFGPIHNQAQAVMKVLKSPDTAVHLVTLLEEMPVQETADGIAELRRAGLPVGRVIVNMVRPHHLDEDALRAAAGERRAELSGALSRAGLGSARRGGPADRLVDPLLAQASEHAGRVELERAQRTVLAGLDAATYELPLLGAGIDLAGLYGLAAELRKQVGEE; from the coding sequence GTGAGCAGGCTCCAGGTGGTCAGCGGCAAGGGCGGCACCGGCAAGACCACGGTCGCCGCGGCACTCGCGCTCGCCCTCGCACGCGAGGGCAGGCGGACTCTTCTGGTGGAGGTCGAGGGCAGGCAGGGCCTCGCCCAGGTCTTCGGGGCGGAGGCGCTCCCCTACGAGGACCGGAAGATCGCCGTCGCCTCGGGCGGCGGGGAGGTCTACGCGCTCGCCATCGACGCGGAGCGGGCCCTCCTCGACTACCTCCAGATGTTCTACAAGCTCGGGTCGGCCGGCCGCGCCCTCAAGAAGCTCGGCGCCATCGACTTCGCGACGACCATCGCGCCGGGGCTGCGGGACGTGCTCCTGACCGGCAAGGCCTGCGAGGCGGTCCGGCGCAAGGACAAGAGCGGCAGGTTCGTCTACGACCACGTGATCATGGACGCTCCGCCGACCGGGCGGATCACCCGCTTCCTGAACGTCAACGACGAGGTGGCGGGCCTGGCCCGGTTCGGGCCGATCCACAACCAGGCGCAGGCCGTCATGAAGGTGCTCAAGTCCCCCGACACGGCCGTGCACCTGGTCACCCTCCTGGAGGAGATGCCCGTGCAGGAGACCGCCGACGGGATCGCCGAACTGCGGCGGGCGGGCCTGCCCGTGGGACGGGTCATCGTCAACATGGTCCGGCCGCACCACCTCGACGAGGACGCCCTGCGCGCCGCCGCCGGCGAGCGGCGCGCCGAGCTCTCCGGGGCGCTGTCCCGGGCCGGCCTGGGCAGCGCCCGGCGCGGCGGCCCGGCCGACCGGCTGGTGGACCCGCTGCTCGCGCAGGCCTCGGAGCACGCGGGCCGGGTGGAGCTGGAGCGCGCCCAGCGCACCGTCCTGGCGGGGCTGGACGCGGCCACGTACGAACTCCCCCTGCTCGGCGCGGGGATCGACCTGGCCGGGCTCTACGGGCTCGCCGCGGAGCTGCGCAAGCAGGTGGGCGAGGAATGA
- a CDS encoding ArsA family ATPase translates to MTEATMDAPPRLDVDRLLDDPQTRIIVCCGAGGVGKTTTAAALGVRAAERGRKVVVLTIDPARRLAQSMGIDSLDNTPRRVDGVSGNGNGGELHAMMLDMKRTFDEIVEGHSDPERAQAILANPFYQSLSAGFAGTQEYMAMEKLGQLRARDDWDLIVVDTPPSRSALDFLDAPGRLGSFLDGKFIRVLMAPAKVGGRAGMKFLNVGMSMMTGTLSKLMGASLLKDVQTFVAAMDTMFGGFRTRADATFRLLQAPGTAFLVVSAPEPDALREAAYFVERLAAERMPLAGLVLNRVHGSDAEQLSAERALAAAENLEEGCIVDQESGKAGLRDSTETDAETDPETDTETDTDTDTRTERETGADPVEAATDATDADADADVDVITAGLLRLHAERMQVIAREQRTRDRFTSLHPEVAVAQVAALPGDVHDLAGLRAIGERLATGVPAGA, encoded by the coding sequence ATGACGGAGGCGACGATGGACGCTCCCCCGCGGCTGGACGTCGACCGGCTGTTGGACGATCCGCAGACCCGGATCATCGTGTGCTGCGGGGCGGGCGGGGTCGGCAAGACCACGACCGCCGCGGCGCTCGGGGTACGGGCGGCCGAGCGCGGCCGCAAGGTGGTCGTCCTGACCATCGACCCGGCCCGCAGGCTGGCCCAGTCGATGGGGATCGACTCGCTCGACAACACCCCGCGCAGGGTCGACGGGGTGTCCGGGAACGGGAACGGCGGCGAACTGCACGCCATGATGCTCGACATGAAGCGGACCTTCGACGAGATCGTCGAGGGCCACTCCGACCCCGAGCGGGCGCAGGCCATCCTGGCCAACCCCTTCTACCAGTCCCTGTCGGCCGGCTTCGCGGGCACGCAGGAGTACATGGCGATGGAGAAGCTGGGGCAGCTGCGGGCCCGGGACGACTGGGACCTGATCGTGGTGGACACCCCGCCGAGCCGCTCCGCGCTGGACTTCCTGGACGCGCCGGGGCGCCTGGGGTCCTTCCTGGACGGGAAGTTCATCCGGGTGCTGATGGCTCCGGCGAAGGTGGGCGGCCGGGCGGGGATGAAGTTCCTCAATGTCGGCATGTCGATGATGACGGGCACGCTGAGCAAGCTGATGGGTGCCTCGCTGCTGAAGGACGTACAGACCTTCGTGGCCGCCATGGACACGATGTTCGGAGGCTTCCGCACCCGCGCGGACGCGACCTTCCGGCTCCTCCAGGCCCCCGGTACCGCGTTCCTCGTGGTCTCCGCGCCCGAACCGGACGCGTTGCGCGAGGCCGCGTACTTCGTGGAGCGGCTGGCCGCGGAGCGGATGCCGCTGGCCGGGCTCGTACTGAACCGGGTGCACGGCAGCGACGCCGAACAGCTCTCCGCGGAGCGGGCGTTGGCCGCCGCGGAGAATCTTGAAGAAGGCTGCATTGTGGATCAGGAGTCCGGGAAAGCTGGACTTCGTGACTCCACGGAGACCGATGCGGAGACTGACCCGGAGACCGATACGGAGACCGACACCGACACCGACACCCGCACGGAGCGAGAGACCGGCGCCGACCCCGTAGAAGCCGCCACAGACGCCACGGACGCCGACGCGGACGCCGACGTGGACGTGATCACGGCAGGACTGCTCCGCCTGCACGCGGAGCGCATGCAGGTCATCGCGCGCGAACAGCGCACGCGTGACCGCTTCACCTCGCTGCACCCCGAGGTGGCGGTGGCCCAAGTGGCCGCCCTGCCCGGCGACGTACACGACCTCGCCGGGCTGCGGGCCATCGGAGAGCGACTCGCGACCGGGGTTCCGGCCGGAGCGTAG
- a CDS encoding WhiB family transcriptional regulator, producing the protein MGWVTDWSAQAACRTTDPDELFVQGAAQNRAKAVCTGCPVRTECLADALDNRVEFGVWGGMTERERRALLRRRPTVTSWRRLLETARTEYERSTGILTMDDEDELGVPYETYAAAG; encoded by the coding sequence ATGGGCTGGGTTACCGACTGGAGTGCGCAGGCAGCCTGCCGCACTACCGATCCGGATGAACTGTTCGTTCAAGGAGCGGCACAGAACAGGGCCAAGGCGGTGTGCACCGGATGTCCGGTGCGGACCGAGTGCCTGGCCGACGCGCTCGACAATCGTGTCGAGTTCGGAGTGTGGGGCGGAATGACCGAGCGGGAACGACGTGCGCTGTTGCGCCGGCGGCCCACCGTCACCTCGTGGCGGCGCCTGCTCGAAACCGCACGCACGGAGTACGAGCGCAGTACGGGCATCCTCACCATGGATGACGAGGACGAGTTGGGCGTTCCGTACGAGACGTACGCGGCAGCCGGGTAG
- a CDS encoding transglycosylase domain-containing protein, protein MGKKRSGGGLTGPQQAAKFLGVSVLSGVVLAGIAIPGAGALGLAAKGTVEGFDEIPANLKTPPLSQRTTILDSEGGLIATVYSRDRQVVPITAISPYMQKAIVAIEDSRFYEHGAIDLKGILRAVNRNAQEGGAAQGASTLTQQYVKNVFVEEAGDDETKVREAQEKSLGRKIRELKYSIQVEEELGKNKILENYLNITYFGQQAYGIESAARRYFSKAAKDLTLDESAMMAGVVQSPSRYDPVNDSQEATKRRNIVLQRMADIKDISQDEADAAKAKPLKLKVTKPKNGCITAVKGAGFFCDFVRNTFLDDTAFGKTREERAKVWNQGGLTVRTTLDPQSQDSVNESIKDHVDQDDKVATAVTLVQPGTGRVLAMGQSKPYGFGKNETQINFSVDKKMGGSNFGFPTGSTFKAFVAAAALEGGLPPTKMYQSPYDMEYPSPVRTCGDKPWVNSDRPAARVENETESEVGPYGMKEAMAKSVNTYFVEMISEIGLCPVTEMTAKLGVIQADGVKLPEVPAIALGSQGMSPLTMANAYATFANRGVYCTPVTIESITDSHGKALTVPKSKCGRAMTERTADTINTLLLGVVDSGTGQQSGLTDRQSAGKTGTTDSRYNAWFVGYTPNMAGATWVGSGGAKQVSMENITIGGQYYDKVFGGGLPGPIWKQAVSGALAGREAPSFTTVNIPDTPTPSPGGKPSGKPTKPGKPGRGGDGKPGDGKPGRTAGQTGGTTGGDTGGTGGDDPLGGITLPPGIIGGRD, encoded by the coding sequence ATGGGAAAGAAGCGCTCGGGCGGCGGGCTCACGGGGCCACAGCAGGCCGCCAAGTTCCTCGGTGTGTCCGTTCTCTCCGGAGTTGTACTTGCGGGCATCGCGATCCCGGGCGCCGGCGCCCTGGGGCTCGCGGCCAAGGGCACGGTCGAAGGGTTCGATGAGATCCCGGCCAACCTCAAGACACCGCCGTTGAGCCAGCGCACCACGATCCTGGACTCAGAGGGTGGCTTGATCGCCACGGTCTATTCGCGTGACCGGCAGGTGGTCCCCATCACGGCCATCTCCCCGTACATGCAGAAGGCCATCGTCGCGATCGAGGACTCCCGGTTCTACGAGCACGGCGCGATCGACCTCAAGGGCATCCTGCGCGCGGTCAACCGCAATGCCCAGGAGGGCGGCGCGGCGCAGGGCGCGTCGACGCTGACGCAGCAATACGTGAAGAACGTCTTCGTCGAGGAAGCCGGCGACGACGAGACCAAGGTGCGCGAGGCCCAGGAGAAGAGCCTCGGGCGCAAGATCCGCGAGCTGAAGTACTCGATCCAGGTCGAGGAGGAGCTCGGGAAGAACAAGATCCTCGAGAACTACCTCAACATCACGTACTTCGGGCAGCAGGCGTACGGAATCGAATCCGCCGCCCGGCGCTACTTCAGCAAGGCCGCCAAGGACCTGACCCTGGACGAGTCGGCGATGATGGCGGGCGTCGTGCAGTCGCCGAGCCGGTACGACCCGGTGAACGACTCGCAGGAGGCGACGAAGCGCCGCAACATCGTCCTCCAGCGCATGGCGGACATAAAGGATATTTCGCAGGACGAGGCGGACGCCGCGAAGGCGAAGCCGCTCAAGCTGAAGGTGACCAAGCCGAAGAACGGCTGCATCACCGCCGTCAAGGGCGCCGGCTTCTTCTGCGACTTCGTGCGCAACACCTTCCTCGACGACACCGCCTTCGGGAAGACCCGCGAGGAGCGGGCGAAGGTCTGGAACCAGGGCGGCCTGACGGTCCGCACGACCCTGGACCCGCAGTCGCAGGACTCCGTCAACGAGTCCATCAAGGACCACGTGGACCAGGACGACAAGGTCGCCACGGCCGTCACCCTCGTCCAGCCCGGCACCGGGCGGGTCCTCGCCATGGGCCAGTCCAAGCCGTACGGCTTCGGCAAGAACGAGACCCAGATCAACTTCTCGGTGGACAAGAAGATGGGCGGCTCGAACTTCGGCTTCCCGACCGGCTCCACCTTCAAGGCCTTCGTCGCGGCCGCGGCCCTGGAGGGCGGACTGCCTCCGACGAAGATGTACCAGTCCCCGTACGACATGGAGTACCCGAGCCCGGTACGGACCTGCGGCGACAAGCCCTGGGTCAACAGCGACCGTCCGGCCGCGCGGGTGGAGAACGAGACCGAGTCCGAGGTCGGCCCGTACGGGATGAAGGAGGCGATGGCCAAGTCGGTCAACACCTACTTCGTGGAGATGATCTCCGAGATCGGGCTGTGCCCCGTCACCGAGATGACCGCCAAGCTCGGCGTGATCCAGGCCGACGGCGTCAAGCTCCCCGAGGTCCCCGCCATCGCGCTCGGCAGTCAGGGCATGTCCCCGCTGACCATGGCCAACGCCTACGCCACCTTCGCCAACCGCGGCGTGTACTGCACCCCGGTCACCATCGAGTCGATCACCGACTCGCACGGCAAGGCACTGACGGTCCCGAAGTCCAAGTGCGGGCGCGCGATGACCGAGAGGACCGCCGACACCATCAACACGCTGCTGCTCGGCGTGGTCGACTCCGGTACGGGCCAGCAGTCGGGTTTGACCGACCGGCAGAGCGCGGGCAAGACCGGTACCACCGACAGCCGTTACAACGCCTGGTTCGTCGGCTACACCCCGAACATGGCCGGCGCGACCTGGGTCGGCTCCGGCGGCGCCAAGCAGGTGTCGATGGAGAACATCACCATCGGCGGCCAGTACTACGACAAGGTCTTCGGCGGTGGCCTGCCCGGCCCGATCTGGAAGCAGGCCGTCTCCGGCGCGCTCGCCGGCCGCGAGGCCCCGAGCTTCACCACGGTGAACATCCCCGACACCCCGACCCCGTCCCCCGGCGGCAAGCCCAGCGGCAAGCCCACCAAGCCCGGCAAGCCGGGCCGGGGCGGCGACGGCAAGCCCGGTGACGGCAAGCCCGGCAGGACCGCCGGTCAGACCGGCGGAACCACCGGCGGGGACACGGGCGGCACGGGCGGGGACGACCCGCTCGGCGGGATCACGCTCCCGCCGGGCATCATCGGCGGCCGCGACTAG
- a CDS encoding GatB/YqeY domain-containing protein, translated as MTTLKAKLQEDLTTAIRARNELASSTLRLTLSAITNQEVAGKEARVLSDEEVLKVIAKEAKKRREAADAFAQGGRPEQAARETAEGEFLDTYLPKQLGEAELDAIVAQAVQEAKAAGAEGPRAMGAVMKIVNPKVAGLAEGGRVAAAVKKHLS; from the coding sequence ATGACCACGCTCAAGGCCAAGCTCCAGGAAGACCTCACCACCGCCATCCGCGCGCGCAACGAGCTCGCCTCGTCCACGCTGCGCCTGACCCTCTCGGCCATCACCAACCAGGAAGTCGCGGGCAAGGAAGCCCGGGTGCTCTCCGACGAGGAAGTCCTCAAGGTGATCGCCAAGGAGGCGAAGAAGCGCCGCGAGGCCGCGGATGCCTTCGCGCAGGGTGGCCGTCCCGAGCAGGCCGCGCGGGAGACCGCCGAGGGCGAGTTCCTCGACACCTACCTGCCCAAGCAGCTCGGCGAGGCCGAGCTCGACGCGATCGTGGCGCAGGCCGTCCAGGAGGCCAAGGCGGCGGGAGCCGAGGGGCCGCGGGCCATGGGCGCCGTGATGAAGATCGTGAACCCGAAGGTCGCGGGTCTGGCGGAGGGCGGGCGCGTCGCCGCCGCCGTCAAGAAGCACCTGTCCTAG
- a CDS encoding metallophosphoesterase, with translation MRARYGVPLKVTAGIAAAGAAGLAYAAGFEARSFRLRRVTVPVLPQGMRPLRVLQVSDIHMVGGQRKKRAWLQSLAGLRPDFVVNTGDNLSDTEGVPEVLDALGPLMDFPGVYVFGSNDYYGPRLRNPGRYLLEKTQGRHGLNGNAPVVGAVHNPWEGMRDAFDAAGWVNLTNTRGRLKLDGMELAFTGLDDPHIKRDRYAKVAGGPETDADFSMAVVHAPYLRVLEAFTADRYPLILAGHTHGGQLCIPFYGALVTNCDLDTERVKGLSTHETQGQRAYLHVSAGCGTNRFTPVRFACPPEATLLTLTPKA, from the coding sequence ATGCGTGCGCGTTACGGAGTACCTCTGAAGGTCACCGCCGGGATCGCCGCGGCGGGGGCCGCCGGTCTGGCCTATGCCGCCGGTTTCGAAGCCCGGTCCTTCCGCCTGCGCCGGGTCACGGTCCCCGTGCTCCCGCAGGGGATGCGCCCGTTGCGCGTCCTGCAGGTCTCGGACATCCACATGGTCGGCGGGCAGCGCAAGAAGCGCGCCTGGCTGCAGTCCCTCGCCGGGCTGCGCCCCGACTTCGTGGTGAACACGGGCGACAACCTCTCCGACACGGAGGGCGTGCCGGAGGTGCTCGACGCGCTCGGCCCGCTGATGGACTTCCCCGGCGTGTACGTCTTCGGGTCGAACGACTACTACGGCCCCCGGCTGCGCAATCCCGGCCGCTACCTGCTGGAGAAGACGCAGGGCCGGCACGGGCTGAACGGCAACGCACCGGTCGTCGGCGCCGTCCACAACCCGTGGGAGGGAATGCGGGACGCCTTCGACGCGGCCGGCTGGGTCAACCTCACCAACACCCGGGGCCGGCTCAAGCTCGACGGCATGGAGCTGGCCTTCACCGGCCTGGACGACCCGCACATCAAGCGCGACCGGTACGCGAAGGTCGCGGGCGGGCCGGAGACGGACGCGGACTTCTCGATGGCCGTCGTCCACGCCCCGTACCTGCGCGTCCTCGAAGCCTTCACCGCCGACCGGTACCCGCTGATCCTGGCCGGCCACACGCACGGCGGGCAGCTGTGCATCCCCTTCTACGGAGCGCTCGTCACCAACTGCGACCTGGACACCGAGCGGGTGAAGGGCCTCTCCACGCACGAGACGCAGGGGCAGCGCGCGTACCTCCACGTATCGGCGGGCTGCGGGACCAACCGCTTCACCCCGGTGCGCTTCGCGTGCCCGCCCGAGGCGACACTGCTGACGCTGACCCCGAAGGCCTGA
- a CDS encoding Pr6Pr family membrane protein — translation MITSGAFRLPATVAFRALIAAAAVTGLVIECAYGSVPVVLSFFTIWTNILVAVTFGLSAHRVYRREPDVAPFWRGGVLLFILITGLVFHLVLANPSSPFNVLEDLDKLTGAKSVANQLLHTVTPIGAVLDFLFLTAPRTLRPRYAAQWLAYPLLYVVFALIRGALLSPDVPSRYTYPFIDAAEYGYARVALNAVVLGLAFYALGLALVTADRYRPPRENRISSPAEGPLK, via the coding sequence ATGATCACATCCGGCGCATTCCGCCTCCCGGCCACCGTCGCCTTCCGCGCGCTGATCGCGGCCGCGGCCGTCACCGGCCTGGTCATCGAGTGCGCGTACGGCAGCGTGCCCGTCGTCCTGAGCTTCTTCACGATCTGGACGAACATCCTGGTCGCGGTCACCTTCGGGCTCTCCGCCCACCGCGTGTACCGGCGCGAGCCGGACGTGGCCCCCTTCTGGCGGGGCGGGGTGCTCCTCTTCATCCTGATCACCGGGCTGGTCTTCCACCTGGTCCTGGCCAACCCGTCGAGCCCCTTCAACGTGCTGGAGGACCTGGACAAGCTCACCGGCGCGAAGTCCGTCGCCAACCAGCTCCTCCACACGGTCACCCCCATCGGCGCCGTCCTGGACTTCCTCTTCCTGACCGCCCCCCGCACCCTGCGCCCCCGCTACGCCGCGCAGTGGCTGGCGTACCCCCTGCTCTACGTGGTCTTCGCGCTGATCCGCGGCGCCCTGCTCTCCCCCGACGTCCCGTCGCGGTACACGTACCCCTTCATCGACGCCGCCGAGTACGGCTACGCCCGGGTCGCGCTGAACGCCGTGGTGCTGGGCCTCGCCTTCTACGCCCTCGGCCTCGCCCTGGTCACGGCCGACCGCTACCGGCCGCCACGCGAAAACCGGATTTCGTCTCCGGCCGAGGGTCCGCTAAAGTAA